The following DNA comes from Kaistia sp. 32K.
GAACGCCGACCAGCGAGGACGGCATTCCCGACGTGCTCTGGATCGGCGCCGACGGCCTGCCGCTCAGGGAGAATGCCTGGAGCGATCCCGCAGTCCGGACACTCGGCATGGTGCTCGACGAGCCGGAGACCAGCGATCGCCTCTGCCTGCTGCTCAACGGCGGCGGCGACGTGATCCAGGCGACGCTGCCTCCGGCGCGGGCCGGTCGGCTGTGGCGCAAGGCGGTGGAGAGCCTCGATTTCGGTCCGGCGGACGAGGCCTTCGCGATGCCGCCGCGGTCGGCGATCCTGCTGGTCGAGGCCGTCGCGGAATGAGGTTTCCGAGCGGTTAACGGGACTTAACCCGTTTTTGGTTTGTCGCGGCGTTTGGCAGTTTACCTTAAGTCGCCGAATTGTTGGCAATTGCGCGGGATCTCGCCTAGCTTCCGCCGAGAGGGCAAATCGAGCGAGGGGCGCGACATGTCTGATGCCGTTCTTAGGAATTGGAATCCCGGCAACGTAGCCAAATGGGGCAACGAGCCGCTGCTGATCGAGCACACGCTGCACGAGAACCCGTTGTTTTCCCGCGAGGCGCTGGCCGACCTGATCGAGCGCTATCCCGTCGAGCACTACGCGCTGGTCCATACCGGCAAGCGCGGCGAGAGCAAGAAGACCTGGCGCGAGGGCGAGGTCGGCGATCTCTCCGGTCAGGAAGTCATCGACGCGATCGGCAACGGCCGCATGTGGCTCAACATGCGCAACGTCAAGATGGTCGACGATCGCTACGGCGCGCTGCTCAACACGATCTTCGACGAATTCTCCGCCAAGGTCCCGGGCTTCGAGACCTTCAATCGCGGCATGGGCATCCTCGTCTCTTCGCCCGGCGCGCAGGTCTATTACCACTGCGACCTGCCGGGCCAGTCGCTCTGGCAGATTATGGGCCGCAAGCGGATCTACATCTATCCGACCGAGGAGCCCTATCTGCCGCAGGACGAGCTCGAGAAGATCGCGCTTTACGGCGTCGAGGTCGACATGCGCTACGACCCCGTCTACGACCGCGACGCGATCGTGTTCGACCTCGAGCCGGGACAGATGCTGACCTGGCCGCTGAACGGCCCGCATCGCGTCGAAAATTATGACGTGCTCAACGTGTCGGTTACCACCGAGCACTGGACCGACGACATCCGCCGCTCGCAGATGGTGACAGTGGCGAACGGCATCCTGCGCCAGCATTTCGGCGTCACGCCGAAGAGCCGCTCGCTCGATGGTCCGGGCTTCTGGGCCAAGGCCGCCCTGCAGGCCGGCTGGCGCCGCAGCCCCTGGATGAAGCGGGCGCGCCGCAACCGCCGGCCGATCGATTTTCGCCTGTCGCGCGAGAACCCGGGCACGATCGTCGATATTCCCGCGTATACGCGTTGAGCCGGTCCAGCCCGGAAGGGGGCCCGTCCTTGCGCTACCGTGTCACCATCGATCGATCGTGGGACGCCGCGCTGCCGCGCTGGCAGGCGCTGCTCGACGGTGCCCTGTTCTCGCCGTTCCAGGCGGGGCCGTGGCTGTCGCACTGGTATCAGCGCTTTGCCGGGAACCCGGGCGTCGAGCCCCTCCTGGTGCATGTCGCCGACGCGAGCGGCGCGGACGTGCTGGCGCTGCCCCTGATCCTCAGGCGCGGCCGGCTGCGCTCGATCGAATTCGCCGATCTCGGCATCACGGATTACAACGCGCCGCTGCTCGGCCCCGCCGCGCCGAGCGATGAGGCGGGAGCCCGCGTGCTCTGGCGGGCGATCCGGGCGGCCTTGCCGGCGGCCGATCTCTTCGAATTCACCAAGGTGGTGACCGCGATCGGCGAGCGGCCCAATCCACTCACCCTGGCGCTCGGCGGCGAGGTGTCGAACCTCTTCGGCAATTATGTCCGGATCGATGGCGATTACGAGGGCTGGCTGCGCAGCCTTTCGAAGGATAACCGCAAGGAGCTCGGCCGCTTCTGGCGCGTGTTCACGCGCGA
Coding sequences within:
- a CDS encoding GNAT family N-acetyltransferase codes for the protein MRYRVTIDRSWDAALPRWQALLDGALFSPFQAGPWLSHWYQRFAGNPGVEPLLVHVADASGADVLALPLILRRGRLRSIEFADLGITDYNAPLLGPAAPSDEAGARVLWRAIRAALPAADLFEFTKVVTAIGERPNPLTLALGGEVSNLFGNYVRIDGDYEGWLRSLSKDNRKELGRFWRVFTRDERARFVLAETRAEVEAIYAGLIVQQSERIASLGLPYLLDEPDYDAFYRELILDGLKDGSARLTALMAGDELVAGLYGVAHGDHYSMVRISTAGGQWANCSPGRLVIERTMEALYRQGFRTFDFTIGDYGHKRSFEVANIPLVNIHQGASWRAWPTIGYEGAKAFVKRHPALERFARKVLRRAA